A section of the Candidatus Tisiphia endosymbiont of Nedyus quadrimaculatus genome encodes:
- a CDS encoding succinate dehydrogenase assembly factor 2, which translates to MDYFKKAFLAKKLLHQSKNRGCKETGLILGKFAEQFLANMDIDSLTDFALILNQNDIDIYDWITNKTTPPVHLNSKVMLQILNINRL; encoded by the coding sequence ATGGACTATTTTAAAAAAGCATTCCTAGCTAAAAAATTACTACACCAAAGCAAAAATCGTGGTTGCAAAGAAACCGGGTTAATATTAGGTAAATTTGCTGAACAATTTCTTGCTAATATGGATATAGATAGTTTAACAGATTTTGCTTTAATACTTAATCAAAATGATATAGATATTTATGATTGGATTACCAATAAAACAACTCCTCCTGTTCATTTAAATTCAAAAGTGATGTTACAAATACTTAATATTAACCGCCTATAA
- a CDS encoding rhodanese-like domain-containing protein, with protein sequence MSIKNISSLKAYKLLEMDECTIVVDVRTAEEWQKIGIPKLDKDQVLFLSWRLLPDMSLNREFNNQFMSKVSNKNNVLFLCRSGTRSHEAALCAGGLGYTNCYNIIDGFEGGANGAGWKQNNLPWQVL encoded by the coding sequence ATAAGTATCAAAAATATATCTTCCTTAAAAGCTTATAAGTTGCTAGAAATGGATGAGTGTACCATTGTTGTTGATGTTAGAACTGCTGAAGAATGGCAGAAAATAGGTATTCCAAAGCTTGATAAAGATCAAGTACTTTTTCTTAGCTGGCGTTTATTGCCTGATATGTCATTAAATCGTGAATTTAACAACCAGTTCATGTCGAAAGTCAGTAATAAAAATAATGTATTATTCCTTTGCCGTTCAGGTACACGATCTCATGAAGCGGCCTTGTGTGCTGGTGGTTTAGGTTATACAAACTGCTACAACATCATTGATGGTTTTGAAGGAGGAGCTAATGGAGCTGGTTGGAAACAAAATAATTTACCATGGCAAGTTCTGTGA
- the dnaA gene encoding chromosomal replication initiator protein DnaA, with translation MASSVNTNQNQLTVGKEVAHYRDIWQHVCSDLNKHYGESLYKSWFSKINFLEASTTTVILSTPTNFIRDWIKSRYARAILQSWQSYDKDIKSIEIVTKELLEQNPNIPEYLAKIPSIKEGMDINSEGIFSALDLRFTFENFVVGGPNELAYAASRAVAESESAVAESNPLFLYGGVGLGKTHLMHAIAWYIRHNNPTRKVIYMSAEKFMYQFIKALRNKDVMSFKEEFRSVDVLMIDDIQFISGKDSTQEEFFHTFNALIDNNRQMVISCDRSPSDLDNIEDRIKSRLGWGLVADVHSTTYELRLGILESKLEQMNIHIPKNVVEFLASKITSNVRELEGALNKVIAHSTLVGREITLENTQNILRDLLRSNERIITIEDIQRKVADRYNIKFSDMSSPRRIRSIARPRQVAMYLSKTLTPKSLTDIGKKFGKKDHTTIMHAIKKVEELCEIDAEFREELSLLMKILQN, from the coding sequence ATGGCAAGTTCTGTGAATACTAACCAAAATCAATTGACTGTAGGAAAGGAAGTAGCTCATTATAGAGATATTTGGCAGCATGTTTGTTCTGATCTTAATAAACATTACGGTGAGTCTTTGTATAAAAGTTGGTTCAGTAAGATTAACTTTCTAGAAGCTTCTACTACTACTGTTATACTTTCTACACCAACAAATTTTATCCGAGATTGGATAAAATCAAGATATGCACGTGCTATATTGCAATCTTGGCAGTCCTATGACAAAGATATTAAATCAATTGAGATAGTTACTAAAGAATTACTAGAACAAAATCCAAATATACCTGAATATTTAGCAAAAATTCCATCAATAAAAGAAGGAATGGATATCAATTCCGAAGGCATTTTTTCAGCATTAGACTTACGATTTACTTTTGAAAATTTTGTAGTTGGTGGACCAAATGAGTTAGCATATGCAGCCTCTAGAGCAGTTGCTGAATCAGAAAGTGCCGTAGCTGAATCTAACCCCTTATTTTTGTATGGGGGTGTTGGCCTTGGTAAGACACACTTAATGCATGCTATTGCTTGGTATATAAGACATAATAACCCGACTCGCAAAGTAATTTACATGTCGGCAGAAAAGTTTATGTATCAATTCATCAAAGCACTTCGTAATAAAGATGTTATGTCCTTTAAAGAAGAGTTTCGTTCAGTTGACGTGCTAATGATCGATGATATTCAATTTATATCCGGTAAAGATAGTACTCAAGAAGAGTTTTTCCATACTTTCAATGCTTTGATTGATAATAATCGTCAAATGGTTATATCATGTGACCGTTCACCGTCGGATTTAGATAATATTGAAGATCGGATTAAGTCTAGGCTTGGTTGGGGATTGGTTGCAGATGTTCACAGTACTACTTATGAACTAAGATTGGGTATCTTAGAATCTAAGCTTGAACAGATGAATATTCACATACCTAAAAATGTTGTAGAATTCTTGGCATCAAAAATAACGTCAAATGTCAGAGAGTTAGAGGGGGCTCTTAATAAAGTTATCGCTCATTCAACTTTAGTTGGTAGGGAAATAACTTTAGAAAATACCCAAAATATCTTACGTGACTTACTACGTTCCAATGAAAGAATTATAACAATTGAAGATATTCAAAGAAAAGTAGCTGATCGTTATAATATTAAATTTTCTGATATGTCTTCTCCTAGACGTATTCGCTCAATAGCTAGACCAAGGCAAGTAGCTATGTATTTAAGTAAAACATTAACCCCAAAAAGCCTTACTGATATCGGTAAGAAATTTGGTAAGAAAGATCATACTACAATAATGCATGCCATCAAAAAAGTAGAAGAATTATGTGAAATTGATGCAGAATTTCGTGAGGAACTTAGTCTGTTAATGAAGATATTGCAAAACTAG